The proteins below are encoded in one region of Streptomyces ficellus:
- a CDS encoding transglycosylase domain-containing protein, producing MPKKRSGGGLTGTQQAAKFVGVSVLAGAVLAGIALPAAGALGLAAKGTVQGFDEIPANLKRPPLSQRTTILDSQGGQIATVYSRDRTVVDLKDISPYMQKAIVAIEDSRFYEHGAVDLKGVLRALNRNAQSGGVAQGASTLTQQYVKNVFVEEAGDDPDKVAEATQQTLGRKIQELKYAIQVEEELGKKKILENYLNITFFGQQAYGIEAAAQRYFSKPAKKLTLEESAMLAGIVQSPSRYDPVNDVEEATKRRNIVLSRMAAVGDISEAEAERAKATPIKLRVSKPKNGCITAVDGAGFFCDYVREVFLSDPVFGKDREERNKVWNRGGLTIRTTLDPQAQKSAQESIKKHVYQTDKVATAVTMVQPGTGKILAMGQSRPYGFGKNETQINYSVNKRMGGSNFGFPVGSTFKPFVAAAALEQGKPPTQTYPSPYQMPYPSSVSTCSGKPWLNQGDTVENENESEVGPYNLRDAMAKSVNTYFVQMIAEIGMCPVVEMTTKLGAVQGSGEKLPEVPAISLGSKGMSPLNMANAYATFANRGTYCTPTAIEAIKTADGKSLPVPKTNCSKAMSERTADSINALLSGVIDSGTGEKAGLSGRDNAGKTGTTDARKNAWFVGYTPNLSSAVWVGSPAQDVEMFSIRIGGRYHGSVFGGEVPGPIWRDAMTGALDGREAPGFVDVHIPDAPKDPGNGKPKPGDNKPGGGGDKPGDGDDDEGRPGGGRPGGGNPWDGITLPPDMIGGGQNGGGWR from the coding sequence ATGCCAAAGAAGCGCTCGGGCGGTGGTCTGACCGGGACCCAGCAGGCCGCCAAGTTCGTCGGTGTCAGCGTGCTCGCCGGAGCCGTCCTGGCGGGCATCGCCCTGCCCGCCGCGGGAGCGCTGGGGCTAGCGGCGAAGGGCACGGTCCAGGGGTTCGACGAGATCCCGGCCAACCTCAAGCGGCCCCCGCTGAGCCAGCGCACCACGATCCTGGACTCGCAGGGCGGCCAGATCGCCACGGTCTACTCCCGCGACCGCACGGTGGTGGACCTCAAGGACATCTCCCCGTACATGCAGAAGGCGATCGTCGCGATCGAGGACTCGCGCTTCTACGAGCACGGCGCCGTCGACCTCAAGGGCGTACTGCGCGCGCTCAACCGCAACGCCCAGTCGGGCGGGGTGGCGCAGGGCGCGTCGACGCTGACGCAGCAGTACGTGAAGAACGTCTTCGTGGAGGAGGCCGGCGACGACCCCGACAAGGTCGCCGAAGCCACCCAGCAGACCCTCGGCCGCAAGATCCAGGAGCTGAAGTACGCGATCCAGGTCGAGGAGGAGCTCGGGAAGAAGAAGATCCTCGAGAACTACCTCAACATCACCTTCTTCGGGCAGCAGGCGTACGGGATCGAGGCCGCGGCCCAGCGGTACTTCTCCAAGCCCGCCAAGAAGCTCACCCTGGAGGAGTCGGCGATGCTGGCCGGCATCGTCCAGTCGCCCAGCCGGTACGACCCGGTCAACGACGTGGAGGAGGCCACCAAGCGCCGCAACATCGTCCTGTCGCGCATGGCGGCGGTCGGTGACATCAGCGAGGCGGAGGCCGAGCGGGCCAAGGCGACGCCGATCAAGCTGAGGGTCAGCAAGCCCAAGAACGGTTGCATCACGGCCGTCGACGGCGCCGGTTTCTTCTGCGACTACGTTCGCGAGGTCTTCCTCTCCGACCCGGTCTTCGGGAAGGACCGGGAGGAGCGCAACAAGGTCTGGAACCGCGGCGGCCTGACGATCAGGACGACGCTGGACCCGCAGGCGCAGAAGTCCGCGCAGGAGTCGATCAAGAAGCACGTGTACCAGACCGACAAGGTCGCCACGGCGGTGACCATGGTCCAGCCGGGCACGGGCAAGATCCTGGCGATGGGCCAGTCCCGGCCGTACGGCTTCGGGAAGAACGAGACGCAGATCAACTACTCGGTCAACAAGCGCATGGGCGGCTCGAACTTCGGCTTCCCGGTCGGTTCGACGTTCAAGCCGTTCGTTGCGGCCGCCGCGCTGGAGCAGGGCAAGCCGCCGACGCAGACGTACCCGTCGCCGTACCAGATGCCCTACCCGTCGTCCGTCTCCACGTGCAGCGGGAAGCCGTGGCTCAACCAGGGCGACACGGTGGAGAACGAGAACGAGTCGGAGGTCGGCCCGTACAACCTCCGGGACGCGATGGCCAAGTCGGTCAACACGTACTTCGTGCAGATGATCGCCGAGATCGGGATGTGCCCGGTCGTGGAGATGACCACCAAGCTGGGCGCCGTGCAGGGCAGCGGCGAGAAGCTGCCCGAGGTGCCGGCCATCTCGCTCGGCTCGAAGGGCATGTCGCCGCTGAACATGGCGAACGCGTACGCGACGTTCGCCAACCGGGGCACGTACTGCACCCCGACCGCCATCGAGGCGATCAAGACGGCGGACGGCAAGAGCCTGCCGGTCCCGAAGACCAACTGCAGCAAGGCGATGTCGGAGCGGACCGCCGACTCGATCAACGCCCTGCTGAGTGGTGTGATCGACTCCGGTACGGGTGAGAAGGCCGGTCTGAGCGGCCGTGACAACGCGGGCAAGACCGGTACGACGGACGCCCGCAAGAACGCCTGGTTCGTCGGCTACACCCCGAACCTGTCCAGCGCCGTGTGGGTGGGCAGCCCGGCGCAGGACGTCGAGATGTTCTCCATCCGGATCGGTGGCCGGTACCACGGCTCGGTCTTCGGTGGCGAGGTGCCGGGACCGATCTGGCGCGACGCGATGACCGGCGCGCTGGACGGCCGCGAGGCGCCCGGCTTCGTCGACGTCCACATCCCCGACGCGCCGAAGGACCCCGGCAACGGCAAGCCCAAGCCCGGCGACAACAAGCCGGGCGGCGGCGGCGACAAGCCGGGGGACGGCGATGACGACGAGGGCCGGCCGGGTGGCGGCCGCCCCGGCGGCGGCAACCCCTGGGACGGCATCACCCTCCCGCCGGACATGATCGGCGGCGGCCAGAACGGCGGCGGCTGGCGCTGA
- a CDS encoding GatB/YqeY domain-containing protein, whose amino-acid sequence MTTLKSTLQEDLNAAIKERDELRSSTLRLTLSAITKEEVSGKEKRELSDDEVQKVIAKEAKKRREAAEAFAQGGRAEQAERERAEGVILDAYLPQQLSDDELKQIVAQAVDEAKAAGAEGPRAMGAVMKIVNPKVAGRAEGGRVAAVVKQLLAG is encoded by the coding sequence ATGACCACGCTCAAGTCCACGCTGCAGGAAGACCTCAACGCCGCGATCAAGGAGCGCGACGAGCTGCGCTCCTCGACGCTCCGGCTGACCCTCTCCGCCATCACCAAGGAGGAGGTCTCGGGCAAGGAGAAGCGCGAGCTCTCCGACGACGAGGTGCAGAAGGTGATCGCCAAGGAGGCGAAGAAGCGCCGCGAGGCGGCCGAGGCCTTCGCGCAGGGCGGCCGGGCCGAGCAGGCCGAGCGTGAGCGGGCCGAGGGCGTCATCCTCGACGCGTACCTGCCGCAGCAGCTCAGCGACGACGAGCTGAAGCAGATCGTCGCCCAGGCGGTCGACGAGGCCAAGGCGGCCGGCGCCGAGGGCCCGCGCGCCATGGGCGCCGTGATGAAGATCGTGAACCCGAAGGTCGCCGGCCGCGCCGAGGGCGGCCGCGTCGCCGCCGTGGTCAAGCAGCTCCTGGCGGGCTGA
- a CDS encoding metallophosphoesterase produces MRARYGVPLKVTAGIAAAGAAGLAYAAGFEARSFRLRRITVPVLPRGTRPLRMLQVSDIHMVSGQGKKRAWLQSLAGLRPDFVVNTGDNLSDPNGVPELLDALGPLLDFPGVYVFGSNDYYGPKLRNPARYLIEKAQGRHGLNGNAPAVGAVHNPWEEIRDTFDTAGWLNLTNTRARLKLEGLELAFTGLDDPHIKRDRYDRVAGGPEPDADLSLAVVHAPYLRSLDAFTADGYPLILAGHTHGGQLCIPFYGALVTNCDLDTERVKGLSTHRAGDNTAYLHVSAGCGTNRYTPVRFACPPEATLLTLTPRD; encoded by the coding sequence ATGCGCGCGCGATACGGAGTTCCCCTGAAAGTCACCGCAGGAATCGCAGCGGCCGGCGCGGCCGGGCTGGCCTACGCCGCCGGGTTCGAGGCCCGTTCCTTCCGGCTCCGCCGGATCACCGTGCCCGTGCTGCCGCGCGGTACGCGGCCCCTGCGGATGCTCCAGGTCTCGGACATCCACATGGTGAGCGGCCAGGGCAAGAAGCGGGCCTGGCTCCAGTCGCTTGCGGGGCTGCGCCCGGACTTCGTGGTGAACACCGGGGACAACCTCTCCGACCCGAACGGCGTACCGGAGCTGCTGGACGCGCTCGGCCCGCTGCTCGACTTCCCCGGTGTGTACGTCTTCGGCTCCAACGACTACTACGGCCCCAAGCTGCGCAACCCGGCCCGCTACCTGATCGAGAAGGCGCAGGGCCGGCACGGCCTGAACGGCAACGCGCCGGCGGTCGGCGCCGTCCACAACCCGTGGGAGGAGATCCGCGACACGTTCGACACGGCGGGCTGGCTGAACCTCACGAACACGCGGGCCCGCCTCAAGCTGGAGGGGCTGGAGCTGGCCTTCACCGGCCTGGACGACCCGCACATCAAGCGGGACCGGTATGACAGGGTCGCCGGCGGCCCCGAACCGGACGCCGACCTGTCCCTGGCCGTCGTCCACGCCCCGTACCTGCGCTCCCTGGACGCCTTCACGGCCGACGGCTACCCGCTGATCCTGGCGGGCCACACGCACGGCGGCCAGCTGTGCATCCCCTTCTACGGGGCACTGGTCACCAACTGCGACCTGGACACCGAGCGCGTCAAGGGCCTCTCCACCCACCGCGCCGGCGACAACACCGCGTACCTCCACGTCTCGGCGGGCTGCGGCACCAACCGCTACACCCCGGTCCGCTTCGCCTGCCCGCCCGAGGCCACGCTGCTCACCCTGACCCCGCGCGACTGA
- a CDS encoding DUF7144 family membrane protein has product MSNPSEGPSGSAHHAYAHHDARHPAPETHGGGGGWAAGGVMFAGVLMMVGGVLGMLQGIAGIAEDDVYGRIGEYVFEFSVTAWGWVHLVLGLLVAVIGAGILSGAEWAKASGVAVAALVVIANFIWLPYQPVWAIISIAIGVFVIWALCSDDSITAAAKRR; this is encoded by the coding sequence ATGAGCAATCCGTCCGAGGGGCCGAGCGGCTCGGCACATCACGCGTACGCGCATCACGACGCCCGTCACCCCGCTCCCGAGACGCATGGGGGCGGCGGGGGCTGGGCTGCCGGCGGGGTCATGTTCGCCGGGGTGCTGATGATGGTCGGGGGTGTGCTCGGCATGCTCCAGGGCATCGCGGGCATCGCCGAGGACGATGTCTACGGACGCATCGGGGAGTACGTCTTCGAGTTCAGCGTCACCGCGTGGGGCTGGGTCCACCTGGTGCTGGGCCTGTTGGTCGCCGTCATCGGCGCGGGCATCCTCAGTGGGGCGGAGTGGGCCAAGGCGAGCGGGGTGGCGGTGGCCGCGCTCGTGGTGATCGCGAACTTCATCTGGCTGCCGTACCAGCCGGTGTGGGCCATCATTTCGATCGCGATCGGTGTCTTCGTGATCTGGGCGCTCTGCTCCGACGACTCGATCACCGCCGCCGCCAAGAGACGCTGA
- a CDS encoding S9 family peptidase: MTEQPTDAQVQAMPDWEKRFRAPRVSLPEWAWDAPGRALFVSNATGTYELYAWDRETGEQRQVTDRPNGTTDGVPSPDGEWVWWFSDTDGDEFGVWMRQPFRGGEDEPAVPGLEPSYPAGLAVGRDGTAVVGRSTDEDGSTIHVVRPGRPPLEIYRHRESAGVGDLSHDGTLIAIEHTEHGDAMHAAVRVVRPDGAVVAELDDTKGGTEELGLSVLGFAPVDGDTRLLVGHQRRGRWEPMLWDVATGVETELGLDLPGDVSAEWYPDGSGLLVVHGFEARSELWRYEIATRELVRVDTPAGSVSSATARPDGSVEYLWSSAAQPPSVRSTAGGVVLEPPGMKAPASVPVEDVWVDGPGGRIHALVQRPAGTTGADGPLPTVFEIHGGPTWHDSDAYAAAPAAWVDHGYAVVRVNYRGSTGYGREWTDALKHRVGLIELEDIAAVREWAVASGLADPARLVLTGGSWGGYLTLLGLGTQPDAWALGLAAVPVADYVTAYHDEMEALKALDRTLFGGSPEEVPERFEVSSPITYVDRVRVPVYISAGVNDPRCPIRQIDNYVDRLAARDAVHEVYRYDAGHGSLVVEERIKQVRLELDFADRHLGTRAAAG, from the coding sequence ATGACTGAGCAGCCGACGGACGCACAGGTGCAGGCCATGCCCGACTGGGAGAAGCGGTTCCGGGCGCCGCGGGTGTCGTTGCCCGAGTGGGCGTGGGACGCGCCGGGCAGGGCGTTGTTCGTGTCGAACGCGACCGGGACGTACGAGCTGTACGCGTGGGACCGGGAGACCGGGGAGCAGCGGCAGGTCACCGACCGGCCGAACGGGACGACGGACGGCGTGCCGTCGCCGGACGGCGAGTGGGTCTGGTGGTTCTCGGACACGGACGGCGACGAGTTCGGGGTGTGGATGCGCCAGCCGTTCCGGGGCGGGGAGGACGAGCCGGCCGTGCCCGGGCTGGAGCCGTCGTACCCGGCGGGGCTGGCCGTCGGGCGGGACGGGACGGCGGTGGTCGGGCGGTCGACGGACGAGGACGGGTCGACGATCCATGTCGTACGGCCCGGGCGGCCGCCGCTGGAGATCTACCGGCACCGGGAGTCGGCCGGCGTCGGTGACCTGTCGCACGACGGGACGCTGATCGCGATCGAGCACACGGAGCACGGTGACGCCATGCACGCGGCCGTGCGGGTGGTCCGCCCGGACGGTGCCGTCGTGGCCGAGCTGGACGACACCAAGGGCGGGACCGAGGAGCTGGGGCTGTCCGTGCTGGGCTTCGCACCGGTCGACGGGGACACCCGGCTGCTGGTGGGCCACCAGCGGCGCGGGCGCTGGGAGCCGATGCTGTGGGACGTGGCGACCGGGGTGGAGACCGAGCTGGGGCTGGACCTGCCCGGTGATGTGTCGGCGGAGTGGTACCCGGACGGCTCCGGGTTGCTCGTCGTGCACGGTTTCGAGGCGCGCAGCGAGCTGTGGCGGTACGAGATCGCGACGCGGGAGCTCGTACGGGTGGACACCCCGGCCGGGTCGGTGTCGAGCGCGACGGCACGGCCGGACGGTTCGGTGGAGTACCTGTGGTCGTCCGCCGCGCAGCCGCCGTCGGTGCGGTCCACGGCCGGCGGCGTCGTCCTGGAGCCGCCCGGCATGAAGGCGCCCGCCTCGGTGCCGGTCGAGGACGTGTGGGTCGACGGGCCCGGCGGGCGCATCCACGCACTCGTACAGCGCCCGGCGGGCACGACGGGGGCGGACGGTCCGCTGCCGACGGTGTTCGAGATCCACGGCGGCCCCACCTGGCACGACAGCGACGCGTACGCCGCCGCCCCCGCCGCCTGGGTGGACCACGGGTACGCGGTCGTCCGGGTCAACTACCGCGGCTCGACCGGCTACGGGCGGGAGTGGACCGACGCGCTCAAGCACCGGGTCGGGCTGATCGAGCTGGAGGACATCGCGGCGGTACGGGAGTGGGCGGTGGCCTCCGGTCTGGCCGACCCCGCGCGGCTGGTCCTCACCGGCGGCTCCTGGGGCGGCTACCTGACCCTGCTCGGGCTCGGCACGCAGCCGGACGCCTGGGCGCTGGGCCTCGCGGCCGTCCCGGTGGCGGACTACGTCACGGCGTACCACGACGAGATGGAGGCTTTGAAGGCCCTCGACCGGACCCTCTTCGGCGGCTCGCCGGAGGAGGTCCCGGAGCGGTTCGAGGTCTCCTCCCCGATCACGTACGTCGACCGGGTGCGCGTCCCCGTGTACATCTCGGCGGGCGTCAACGACCCGCGCTGCCCCATCCGCCAGATCGACAACTACGTCGACCGGCTCGCCGCCCGCGACGCGGTGCACGAGGTGTACCGGTACGACGCGGGCCACGGCTCGCTGGTGGTCGAGGAGCGGATCAAGCAGGTGCGGCTGGAGCTGGACTTCGCCGACCGGCATCTGGGGACCCGCGCGGCGGCCGGGTGA